One segment of Etheostoma cragini isolate CJK2018 chromosome 23, CSU_Ecrag_1.0, whole genome shotgun sequence DNA contains the following:
- the LOC117938830 gene encoding uncharacterized protein LOC117938830 isoform X1, whose translation MMDVAATCAENEDEGPVVLTGVPEMTWDELTEKEGSLPDVSEDLQTKLSSKASENKLQIQNKRKKLKLTNSLTWKEVNPPSKLNSTDDSIQIHNVVSLLPLNQSEGASEDAGSVRLQTDLSTEHSKNRVVKILQHEDISDDDPSQLATKLPTTEQFLSAGSEDPQYRYISEAESPQRESRAVETSSPAQVTAPNNTQSPFENEGYGHLQGHTQTNTVTISDEELVPKKQVSPDTETRDKAHCSYTFVETGPLYPKCGRGPFSEDETHDNGDDDDDDWLFIPMSISDLKFKSHNEDQDSPVRCVLDGGARRCDASPIYWTSPKPLPASSSQIDTFDTLESFRQAFSERRKGFGLAVAGSTPELEMDSVGKLETTENRRESVDSCETEDSCDYSSTSEHKYLTVSRMRLAPLPSETIDSEGEGDVTNMPIRQNKSLGKSCMKSIRLTNGQNIPNEADIIILDSDDKSDQNCKKTAETKGGPKTMDSQCGTVTKKCQRNRLLPVAPQHQPLHHDTLFEEVRQDACSDPSPSTETIGQLIKTKAASEHVKRKTKRRRISKEKSVVIIDSDSDTDDDSWISWHCF comes from the coding sequence ATGATGGACGTTGCTGCAACTTGCGCAGAGAATGAAGATGAGGGTCCAGTAGTACTCACAGGAGTGCCTGAAATGACCTGGGATGAACTGACTGAAAAGGAGGGGAGTTTACCTGATGTCTCAGAGGATCTTCAAACCAAGTTGAGTTCAAAGGCATCTGAAAACAAGttgcaaatacaaaataaaagaaaaaaattgaagctCACCAACAGTCTTACCTGGAAGGAAGTAAATCCACCTTCTAAGCTAAATTCAACAGATGATAGTATTCAGATTCATAATGTAGTATCACTTTTACCTTTAAACCAAAGTGAAGGTGCAAGCGAGGATGCAGGTTCTGTGCGTTTACAAACTGATTTAAGCACAGAACATTCTAAAAACAGGGTTGTGAAAATTctacaacatgaagacatttcAGATGATGACCCCTCCCAGCTGGCCACAAAGCTCCCAACAACAGAGCAATTTCTCTCAGCAGGTTCAGAGGACCCACAGTATCGATATATCAGTGAAGCTGAAAGTCCACAGAGAGAGTCTAGAGCTGTGGAGACATCTTCACCTGCACAAGTAACTGCACCCAACAATACTCAGTCACCATTTGAAAATGAAGGCTATGGACATTTGCAGGGACACACTCAGACAAACACAGTAACCATTTCAGATGAGGAACTGGTTCCAAAGAAGCAGGTTTCACCTGACACAGAAACGAGGGACAAAGCACATTGTTCTTATACTTTTGTTGAAACTGGTCCATTATACCCTAAATGTGGCCGTGGTCCTTTTTCTGAAGATGAGACTCATGataatggtgatgatgatgatgatgactggTTATTCATACCTATGAGCATATCAGACCTTAAATTTAAATCACATAATGAAGACCAGGATAGCCCAGTAAGATGTGTGCTAGATGGCGGGGCAAGACGATGTGACGCAAGCCCAATATACTGGACATCTCCAAAACCACTACCAGCTTCTTCTTCCCAGATCGATACATTTGACACTCTTGAAAGCTTTAGGCAAGCTTTCAGTGAAAGAAGGAAAGGATTTGGGTTGGCAGTAGCAGGGAGCACACCTGAGCTTGAAATGGACTCTGTTGGAAAACTAGAAACAACTGAGAACAGGAGAGAGTCTGTAGACAGCTGTGAAACTGAAGACAGTTGTGATTACTCCTCCACATCGGAACACAAGTATTTGACAGTGTCCAGGATGAGGTTGGCACCTCTGCCCTCAGAGACAATTGACTCTGAGGGTGAAGGCGATGTAACAAACATGCCAATAAGGCAAAACAAGAGCTTGGGCAAGTCTTGCATGAAAAGCATCAGATTGACCAATGGACAGAATATTCCAAATGAGGCTGACATTATAATCCTTGATTCTGATgataaaagtgaccaaaactgCAAAAAGACGGCTGAAACCAAAGGAGGGCCTAAAACTATGGACAGTCAGTGTGGTACCGTtacaaaaaagtgtcaaagaaACAGACTGCTACCAGTTGCACCCCAGCACCAACCCCTACATCATGACACATTATTTGAAGAAGTGAGGCAGGATGCTTGCTCTGACCCGTCTCCCAGCACAGAGACGATTGGGCAGCTGATTAAAACCAAAGCTGCCTCTGAGCATGTTAAACGTAAGACCAAAAGAAGAAGGATTTccaaagaaaaaagtgttgtaATCATTGACTCTGACTCCGATACAGACGATGACTCCTGGATCAGCTGGCATTGTTTTTGA
- the LOC117938830 gene encoding uncharacterized protein LOC117938830 isoform X2, giving the protein MMDVAATCAENEDEGPVVLTGVPEMTWDELTEKEGSLPDVSEDLQTKLSSKASENKLQIQNKRKKLKLTNSLTWKEVNPPSKLNSTDDSIQIHNVVSLLPLNQSEGASEDAGETGPLYPKCGRGPFSEDETHDNGDDDDDDWLFIPMSISDLKFKSHNEDQDSPVRCVLDGGARRCDASPIYWTSPKPLPASSSQIDTFDTLESFRQAFSERRKGFGLAVAGSTPELEMDSVGKLETTENRRESVDSCETEDSCDYSSTSEHKYLTVSRMRLAPLPSETIDSEGEGDVTNMPIRQNKSLGKSCMKSIRLTNGQNIPNEADIIILDSDDKSDQNCKKTAETKGGPKTMDSQCGTVTKKCQRNRLLPVAPQHQPLHHDTLFEEVRQDACSDPSPSTETIGQLIKTKAASEHVKRKTKRRRISKEKSVVIIDSDSDTDDDSWISWHCF; this is encoded by the exons ATGATGGACGTTGCTGCAACTTGCGCAGAGAATGAAGATGAGGGTCCAGTAGTACTCACAGGAGTGCCTGAAATGACCTGGGATGAACTGACTGAAAAGGAGGGGAGTTTACCTGATGTCTCAGAGGATCTTCAAACCAAGTTGAGTTCAAAGGCATCTGAAAACAAGttgcaaatacaaaataaaagaaaaaaattgaagctCACCAACAGTCTTACCTGGAAGGAAGTAAATCCACCTTCTAAGCTAAATTCAACAGATGATAGTATTCAGATTCATAATGTAGTATCACTTTTACCTTTAAACCAAAGTGAAGGTGCAAGCGAGGATGCAGG TGAAACTGGTCCATTATACCCTAAATGTGGCCGTGGTCCTTTTTCTGAAGATGAGACTCATGataatggtgatgatgatgatgatgactggTTATTCATACCTATGAGCATATCAGACCTTAAATTTAAATCACATAATGAAGACCAGGATAGCCCAGTAAGATGTGTGCTAGATGGCGGGGCAAGACGATGTGACGCAAGCCCAATATACTGGACATCTCCAAAACCACTACCAGCTTCTTCTTCCCAGATCGATACATTTGACACTCTTGAAAGCTTTAGGCAAGCTTTCAGTGAAAGAAGGAAAGGATTTGGGTTGGCAGTAGCAGGGAGCACACCTGAGCTTGAAATGGACTCTGTTGGAAAACTAGAAACAACTGAGAACAGGAGAGAGTCTGTAGACAGCTGTGAAACTGAAGACAGTTGTGATTACTCCTCCACATCGGAACACAAGTATTTGACAGTGTCCAGGATGAGGTTGGCACCTCTGCCCTCAGAGACAATTGACTCTGAGGGTGAAGGCGATGTAACAAACATGCCAATAAGGCAAAACAAGAGCTTGGGCAAGTCTTGCATGAAAAGCATCAGATTGACCAATGGACAGAATATTCCAAATGAGGCTGACATTATAATCCTTGATTCTGATgataaaagtgaccaaaactgCAAAAAGACGGCTGAAACCAAAGGAGGGCCTAAAACTATGGACAGTCAGTGTGGTACCGTtacaaaaaagtgtcaaagaaACAGACTGCTACCAGTTGCACCCCAGCACCAACCCCTACATCATGACACATTATTTGAAGAAGTGAGGCAGGATGCTTGCTCTGACCCGTCTCCCAGCACAGAGACGATTGGGCAGCTGATTAAAACCAAAGCTGCCTCTGAGCATGTTAAACGTAAGACCAAAAGAAGAAGGATTTccaaagaaaaaagtgttgtaATCATTGACTCTGACTCCGATACAGACGATGACTCCTGGATCAGCTGGCATTGTTTTTGA